Within Gilvibacter sp. SZ-19, the genomic segment CGACCGCAAAACGGCTGCTACAGGCTGCAAGCCCAGTAGTAGCGTGGCGCGGTAACCCCATAATACATTTAAGAACGATAATCGCACAATGCCAGGTACGGCTAGAGGCGAAATACTAAGATACAACCTCTCTGGAGATTGGCAAAATAAAATTTGTGGAGTTATTAACAACTATTGGTTGTCCCAATGATCGGTAAGATCCAGAAAATCAATGTCGAAGGCAGGCTTTTGACGCTCTAGCAGATTGGCTTGGAAAGATCGCTCTAAGATATCCTCGATCAGATAGTCCTCTTTGACCTCAAAAGGTTTGTATTCTTCTTTGAGCGAAATGTCGAACATGCTTGCGGTGGTATTGTACCAAAAGGCACGCCAACCGGTACGGAGTTCTTTGACCAGATCAAAAGCCGTGCGGCCGGTTTGTCTGTAAATGAGTTTGACCAAGATCTGCCCTTCGGTGCGGGTGAGCTTTTTGAGGCGATCTGAGAACTCCCCTTCAATATATTTCTGAATGCGCTTGGTGTATTTCTTGCGCTGGCTCTTGTCTTCTATACTGTCTAGGCGCTGTTGCAAAGAGGTCAAACGTTCGGAGGCAAGCTTGGCATAGGGATACACTTTGCGGGTTTTACGTCTGAGGATCAAATAGCGTCTGCGATCTTCTTTAGAATTGAACTCGAGCTTATTGAGCAGCACTACCTCATCAAGATCTATGAACTCTCTGGGTATGGTGTCTCCTTCTACAAAATAGAAGAAGCGTTCGGTGCTATCTATTTCTATGGTAGCGTTTTCCCGCTCATCTTGCGCCTGAGTATTAGCACTGTAAGCCAATAGAGCAATACATATATATAGGAGTAGGTTCTTTTTCATTAATGGGTATGCTGCTAAAACCATTCCAAAATTAATAAAAGCCACTCCAATAGGCCTAGTATAAATTCGTAAATTTGAGTTCTTAAATTTTAACCCACCATGGCAAAATCCATATTAAACAAAAAATCTATGGCCTTTTTGGAGGCCTACCTCAATAATGCCGCCCCCACAGGTTACGAGTGGGACGGACAAAAACTCTGGATGGAGTACCTAAAGCCTTACGTTGATACCTTTATTACCGACACTTACGGATCTGCCGTTGGAGTGATCAATCCTGACGCTCCCTATAAGGTTGTTATTGAAGGGCATGCTGATGAGATCTCCTGGTATGTTAATTATATTACAGACAACGGTTTATTGTACGTGATACGCAATGGAGGAAGCGACCACCAGATAGCGCCTTCTAAGGTAGTGAACATCCATACTAAAAAAGGAATTGTAAAGGGTGTATTTGGTTGGCCTGCTATACACACGCGCAATCGCGCTAAAGAAGAAGCGCCGAAACCGGAGAACATCTTTATCGACATTGGAGCCAAAGACAAAAAGGAAGTGGAAAAGATGGGTGTACACGTTGGTTGTGTGATCACCTACCCGGATGAGTTCCATGTATTGAATAAGGACAAATTTGTTTGCCGTGCTTTAGACAACCGCATGGGTGGTTTTATGGTGGCCGAGGTTGCCCGTCTTATTAAAGAGAACAAGAAGAAATTGCCTTTTGGACTCTATGTGACCAATTCGGTTCAGGAAGAGATAGGTTTGCGCGGAGCACAAATGATCGCCGAGCGTATTCAACCAAATGCAGCCATTGTGACCGATGTGACTCACGACACCACTACCCCAATGATCGATAAGAAAAAGCAAGGACATCAAAAGATCGGTGAAGGTCCCGTGATCGCTTATGCTCCGGCTGTACAGCAAAAATTGCGCGACTTGATCATAGAAGCTGCAGAAGAAAATGACATCCCGTTCCAACGATCTGCCTTGTCTAGAGCCACAGGTACAGACACCGACGCCTTTGCCTATAGCAATAGCGGGGTTGCCTCTGCCCTTATCTCTTTACCACTGCGCTATATGCACACCACGGTTGAGATGGTACACCGAGAAGATGTGGAAAATGTCATTAAACTAATTTATGAATCTGTACTTAAGATCAAAGATGGCGAGAGCTTCAGCTATTTTGATTAATGAATTTATGAATCTGTAATATTGAAAAACCCGGGCTAAGTTCCCGGGTTTTTTATTGTATATAACCTATTCATAAATTGTTGATTATCGAATTGTAAAGTGCTTGTGTAAAGGGAGCGCATCTAGTACATTTACAACATAAAACTTATCCCTAAATATTTATTACATGAAAAATCTGCTTTTTTTACTTGCCTGTACTCTGGTGTTGACCTCGTGTAGCCAGGATACGGAAGATTTAACCAACCAAACCGACCCCGCTGTCGATCTCAAAATCTTTGACGACACTAATTTTGGTGTATATGAAGGTGTATTCTCAACTGCAAAAGGCGATAAACGAGCCACAGTTACAGTAAAAATAACATCGGAAGATGTTGCTATGGCTACCTTATACTTTAGCGATGGTTCCACCACGGTAGCAAGAAGTAAATCTCCTATAATTAAAGGAGAAGCAATTGATAACGTAATTTTCGAAGGAAAAGAAGTTAGCTTCCAGTTTTCAGCCGATGCTGACGGTGGTAACTCTAAGGCGACGAACGTTGTTTATTTAAAGGAAACTGCCGATATCATCACGGCAAAATCGACAAGCCGAGCGCCAGTTACCTCATTAACAGGGACCTATATTTGCAACACTTGTGAAAACCCTAATCCAAGAACCTTTAACGTTTTGATTTCTGGTGACGGAACAGGAGATCAAACCTATACCGCTCAAACCAGCTTCAACGGAAATACCTTTAACGGAAATGGTGCCCAGAGTGGATGCAGCACAGCTGGAAACTTTGATTACTGCGATATTAATGACACTGGAGCCATTGCTGTTGGTGCTGGAACTGTAAATTGGAGCGGAACTGTTATTTACGGAAACGGCCTTACTAATTGTGGTCAGTTAATTGGTCAGTGGTATTTTACAGGCAGTGCTAATGACAAGTCTGGAATTTTTGCTACAGATCAAAGATGTACTGCGATCTTAGCTGTTGAAGATTTCGAAGATAGCACAGTGGCCTATACCACCAGCGTTCCTGAATTTACTGACGGAGGCACCGACTTCTTTTTACGTACTAACGGATCTGATATTAGTGGTGCATATGTGGTGGACAATATTGTAGAAAACTCCTACTTTGCTGCTCAAGACATTGATGGTGAAGGAGCAACGCTACCTGTATATTTAGAATTCACTGATATTACATTAGTTACCGGTAATGAGCAGTTGTTTGTAGACCTACTTTTGGCAGAAGATGACGATGCGGCAAATCAGGATTGGGATGACTCGGACAATGTGATTGTGCAATACAGTTTTGACAATACAACTTGGACTAATATTCTTGCTATCGAAGGCGAACTTGGAGCTTCTTCTTTTAGCAATACTCCACGAGTAGATACGAACGGAGACGGATTTGGTGACGGAAAAGAAGTGACTAATGTTTTCGACAATTTTGTGGGTACATTCCAGAATAATGCGACGACTAATCCTACTGCTTCTGGAACTGTTAGTATTAGAATTCAATTCCAATTGAATTCTGGTGATGAAGATATTGCAATAGATAACTTTTATCTTCTAGAAGAAGTTAACTAGTAACTCTCGTTACAGACATAAAAGAACCGGGCTTAACGTCCGGTTTTTTATTAATCCTATTTTAGTAAAAAGGGCTTTTCCCTCTTTATTTAAGGATTAGTCTCGGGCCTCATTTTTTTTATCTTTGCCTTAAATTGTAGTAGCCCTTGCTATTTAATTCATTCAGTTTTGGTCTGTTTCTTCCCATCGCCTTTTTGGTGTATTGGGCGGTAGGTAGGCAGCACATAAAGCGTCAGAATCTTGTCCTCTTAGTTGCCAGTTATATTTTTTACGGCATGTGGGATTGGCGTTTTCTCTCGCTGATCTTTGCTAGCTCCTTGGTAGACTTTTACGTTGGGATCTACCTCCCGAAGGCTAAAGATCAATTCCGCAAGAACAGCATCTTGGCCTTTAGTGTGCTCTGGAATCTAGGAGTGCTTTTTCTCTTTAAATATTACAACTTCTTCATTGCAGGCTTTTCGGAGCTCTTCGCCTTGAACACAGAAGACTACGTATTTAGCTCTTTGCGTGTTATCTTACCTGTTGGACTAAGCTTTTATACCTTTCAGACCTTGAGTTACAGTATAGATGTGTACCGCGGGCGTTTTAAGCCCAGCACCAACCTACTTAACTTTTTGTGCTTTGTTAGCTTTTTTCCGCAATTGGTAGCAGGACCTATAGAGCGTGCGCGCAATCTCTTGCCACAGTTCGACAAGGAGCGCAAGTTCGATCTGGAATTGGCCAAAGACGGGCTGCGTCAGATACTCTGGGGATTGTTTAAAAAGGTCGTCGTGGCAGATAATGCCGCTGTGGTGGTCAATACCATCTATGCCAGTCCTGAAGATCACGGGAGTTTATCGTTGCTTTATGCCTCTGCCCTGTTCTTTTTCCAGATATACTGCGATTTTGCCGGCTATTCCGACATTGCCATTGGAACGGCCAGGTTGTTCGGTTTTAGGCTGAGCAAGAACTTCAACATTCCGTATTTGTCACGTTCGGTTGCAGAGTTTTGGCAACGCTGGCACATTACACTGACCAAATGGTTTACAGACTATGTTTACGGGCCGCTTGCAAAGAACAGCAAGAATTATGTGGTTCGCACTGGGGCGCTCTTTGTGTCTATGGGACTCATTGGACTATGGCATGGTGCAAATTGGACCTTTATTGTCTTTGGATTGTTCCAAGCCTTAACCATTTCTATTGAGCGCATTCCAGTTAAAATTAAGGGCAAGGTGGTCAATATCAATTACTATCTCACCAAAATGCCTTTAGGGCTAACGGTGATCTACAGCTTTGCGCTGATCATGACCTCTTGTATCTTTTTTAGAGCTGAAAATCTCGACACCGCCTTTTATATCATCGGGCGTATTTTGCAGGGAGTTCCCTCAGAGCCCTTTTCCTTTGAGATCGGTTATCGGGTGCTCTTTATTCCACTGCTGATCTTAATGGAATACTTTACAAGAAATCAAGACCATCCGTTTGTAAAGCTAGAAGCCAAAACCGGGCGAGTAGCTCGATGGGCAGTATACTATCTGTTTATATTTTTTATATTACGCTATGCCGGACCAAAAGAAGAGTTCATATACTTCCAATTTTAGCCCTGTACAACTGCGGTTTCTAAAACGGCTAGCACTTTTTTTAACCCCAGTAGTGCTTATAGCCATAGCTTTGGAACTGCTGGTTGGCACTATCCCGAGCACTTATAGTTTTGTTGGCCAACAATTGGAAAGTGAAAGCGATAAAATTGAGGTGGCGGTCTTTGGGTCGTCTCAGATAAAGAACAGCGTGAATCCGGAGTACATTGAAAAGAAAACCCTCAACATAAGTTCTAGCGCACAACATCACAACTCAGATTTTCTGCTTTTAAAAGGCTTGGTAGAAAGGCTCCCTGCTTTAAAGACTGTAGTGTTCGAAGTCTCATACGGCCATTTTGAGATCCCTCATAACACCAAGTACTATTGGAAAAAACCCGTTTTTCTGAAATACTATGGTATAAATACTTTTGAGCGCGCTGTATACCCCACAGACAGCCTTTTGTATATGTCTCACCCTGGATTTTTTACCACCCAACTCTTTGATAAGTTTGTTCGCGACAGTATGCCTGCTTTTAATCGCTTCGGATTCGATACAGGCAATTACGACGGACGCTTTAAACGCTTGGGATTCGATCTGGATTCAATTATGAAAGATCCAATAAACATCAGCAGAAGAGAATCCGCAGTAATCCTCAAATACAATACTGCTTATTTTAAGGAGATGTTGGAATTTTGTCACCAACGAGATCTAGAGGTAGTGATCATTTCGCCTCCTACCTTTACTAACTACAACAACAAACGTGATGCAGCTGTGCTGCGCAGACGCGATAGTGTCTTAGCGCTATTCCAAGCGCAATATCCGAACTTAAAGCTTCTGATTGCCGAAACCGACTCGCGTTATAAGGTTACCGATTTTAGAAACGGCAATCACCTCAATCCTGATGGGGCAGAGAAATTCAGCAAACAACTCGACAGTTTGCTCAAGGCCAATTAAGATTTCAATTGCTGAAAATACCTACGGGCTTCTTTAAGCACCCTTGGCGCCATAATTAGCGTTGCCAGCATAGTCGGTATGGCCATCAACGCGAAAACACCATCTATCAAGTTGATCATTAAACTCAGCGAGGTAGTTGCGCCTAGAATAATACTTCCTATGTAGAAGATATTGTAATACTTTTTATTATGAGCTCCGAAGAGATAACTCATACACTTACTGCCGTAGTAGGAATACGAGAACAAAGAAGATATGCTAAATACCGCTATACAAATTAGCAACACATAGCTTCCTATACCTGGCAAACTAGACTCAAAGGCCGAGGCTGTAAGCGATACTCCGTTAGCATCTGTGGTTTCCCAAACTCCGGTGACCAAAATAGCGAGCGCTGTTAGCGTACAAACAATAAGCGTATCTATAGCTGGCCCTAACATAGCAACGAGTCCTTCTCGAGTTGGCTCGCTGGTCTTTGCTGCTCCGTGGGCCATAGGCGCTGTACCTATACCGGCTTCGTTAGAAAAGGCACCGCGTCTTATCCCCAAAAGGATAAGCCCTCCGACCAAACCTCCAAATAGCGGTTCGCCAGAATAGAGTTCGGCACTAAAGGCGTCTGTAATTATAAGGCTCAAATACTTGGGAACCTGATCGAAATTCACTCCTAAGATGTAAAGCACGGCTACAAAGTACAGCAGCACCATTGACGGAACCAATTTTGCAGCCGTTTTACTTATTCGCGACAGCTGCCCAACTATAACCACAGTGGTAATACCTACCAGAATAAGGCCTATGATAAGGTTGGATTGTAAACCAACCTCGATATTGTTAGGCACCAAAAGAATATCGTTGATGGCCTGCGTAAGCTGATTCACATTAAAGACAGGTAAGGCTCCTATCATTCCGGCCATACTAAAGAAAACGGCCAGAAACTTCCATTTTTTACCCAAGCCTTCCTCTATAAAATACATAGGGCCACCTTGCACCTCTCCTGCACTGTCCTTACCGCGGTAAAGAATCGCTAAAGATGCGGTAAAGAACTTGGTAGACATACCCACCACGGCAGAGACCCACATCCAAAAAACAGCTCCGGGGCCACCCAGAGCAATGGCAACTGCTACTCCGGCTATATTTCCCATCCCCACGGTAGCCGAAAGCGCAGTGGTAAGGGCTTCGAAATGATTGATCTGCCCAGGATCGTTTGGATCGTCGTACTTTCCGCGGAGTACATTGATGGCATGACCTAAATATCTAAAAGGAAGAAATCGCGAACGGATCAATAAATACAATCCGCCTCCAATAAGTAATATTAACAGCGGTAAACCCCAGACAAATGAGGCAAAATCGGCAACGATCTTATCGAGAACTTCCATAGTGTGCAGAACTAATTAATGGCCTAAAATACCATTATTATTTTTGACCTCGAGCATATTTTGTCAATTGCAAAACTTGCCCTATTTTGACTTCGCTAACTAAGCAATGACTATGAGGCACATAGGGGCTATCCTACTTTTATTACTGTTCTCTCTGGCTGTACACGCCCAAGAATCCCAAAACAACTGGCGCACAAACGCTCGCATACTTAACCCAGAATTACTTTTTGGCCAAACCTATGAGTCTAACAGTAATTTCCCAGATACAGGGCTGCAATATCAAGTGGTAATGAATTTTGGAATGGACAATGCCAACAATCCGCAGCAATGGGCCCAGAGACTAAAAGCCCCCGTTACTGGTCTTTCAATAGGTTTAACCAACTTTGGTAACCGAGACAGTTTGGGCTTAGCCATTTCGGTGATACCCTACATACATTTCAATATTTTTAAAAAAGAAAAGCTTAGCGCCTTGGTAGGTCTGGGAGGTTCTTATCATACCGAAGGCTTTGACGCGGTCAACAATCCAAACAACCAAGCAACTACTACAGACCTCACCTGGGCTTTTAGAACAGCTTTCTACTACCGGTTTTTACAGACCCAAAACAGTGATTGGCGAGTGGGCATTAATTATGCACATCATTCTAACGGACATACGCGTCTGCTGAATCAGGGTTACAACTCGTTTTTAGCGAGTTTGTCTGTGTCTTTTCACGAAGAGGAATTTGAGGTTTTGCCAGCCGGTAGCTTACCGGAATATGAAAGCAGTCGACTTAATTATTTTAGCCTGCGCTACGGGCAAGGCTTTAATGTCTTGGCCTTGGCGATCAACGACCAAAGACCAGTATATACTGTCGCTGGCGAATTTGGACGGGTTTACAACAACACATTTAAATTGGGGCTTGGCTTTGCCTACAGATTGTATCAGCATTATTACGATTACATTAGAAACAATGAATCTCTGGTGCAAGACGGGCGCGAATTTGATTATTTTAAAGAAGACCCCTGGCGTTACGGCAGTAATTTTGCCATTACCTTTAATGGAGAGTTCCTGCTGAATCACATTGGGCTGGACTTGCAACTGGGTCTAAACCTCCACAAACCAGGATATCAAATAGACTGGCGCTTGAACGAAGGCTGGGACAACACCCCGCGAGAAGTGCCTGAAACTTGGATGTTGGGAGAGTTCAATTCTAAGTATCAGATAAAAAAACTAATCTCTTCGCGGCTTGGCCTCAAATACTATCTAATCGGGAATGAGCAAGCTCCAAAACACAATATATTCTTGGGAGCTCATTTGAGTGCTAATTTGGGGCAGGCAGATTTTACAGAATTCAGCATTGGCTATGTTTACCAATGGAAACCCAATAAATCCAAATAATATGGATATCGCAATAAAGATTACCGTAGTACTAGTAGCACTCTTACACCTCTATTTCATGTACTTTGAAATGTTTGCTTGGGAATCTCGCGGCCCAAAGGTATTCCGCGGATTTAAAAAGGAACTTTTCAAACCGACCAAAAGTATGGCAGCCAATCAGGGATTATATAATGGTTTTCTGGCAGCCGGTTTAATTTGGTCGCTTTTTATCACAGATCCGCTCTGGGCAACCAAAGTGGCTCATTTCTTTCTAGCTTGTGTCTTAGTTGCAGCGATTTATGGTGCTGCTACCGTGAGTAAGAAGATCCTTTACGTACAGGGAGTTCCTGCCTTGATTGGACTAATTCTGCAAGTCCTAAAGGAATATCTCTAAGCCTTTAAGTAGTTGAGTACGTTAGTTTCTATGCGTTGCTCAATGTTGGAAATATCGGCACGCTTAAAAGAAGTCCCGGTAATGTGTTCAAAAAGTTCAATATAACGCTCCGAAACACTCTCGATATATTCATCGCTCATGTAAGGAACTGTCTGCCCTTCGAGGCCTTGAAAACCGTTGGCAATTAACCATTGTCGCACGAATTCTTTGGAAAGCTGTTTCTGCTTCTCCCCCTTGGCTTGACGCTCTTGGTATCCATCCGCATAAAAATAACGCGAAGAATCCGGAGTGTGAATCTCGTCTATAAGAACGATCTCACCTGCTTTGGTCTTACCAAATTCGTATTTGGTATCAACCAGAATCAAACCACGTTTGGCTGCGAGTTCCGTACCGCGTTGAAATAGCTTACGGGTATAATCTTCAAGCACAGAGTAATCTGCTTCGGATACGATTCCGCGCTTTATGATATCTTCTCTGGAAATGTCTTCGTCGTGATCGCCTTTCTCTGCCTTGGTAGCCGGAGTGATGATCGGCTCTGGAAACTTATCGTTCTCCTGCATGCCTTCTGGCATAGGTACACCACAGAGCAGACGCTTACCGGCTTTGTATTCACGCGCAGCGTGTCCACTCATATATCCTCTAATTACCATTTCCACTTTAAAAGGCTCGCAAGCCTTTCCTATGGCTACATTAGGGTCTGGAGTAGCTAGGAGCCAGTTGGGCACCAAATCCTCCGTATCGCGCATCATTTGCGTGGCAATCTGATTTAGGATCTGACCTTTATAAGGAATCCCCTTAGGCATAACAACATCGAAAGCACTTAATCTGTCGGTGGCTACCATGAGTAGCATATCGTTATCTAAAGTATAAACCTCTCTTACCTTCCCGCGGTAAACCTGTTTTTGCCCAGGGAAGTTAAAATCAGTGGACATCAGTGTTCCCTTCATTTCAGTTGCGATTTTCAATTTCGTTATAAGCGGCGATAACCTTTTTCACCAAGCGGTGACGAATCACATCCTTATCGTCCAAATGTACTATACCGACTCCATTGATATCCTTAAGTACCAATAAAGCTTCTTTAAGTCCGGAGATCACACGGCGTGGTAGGTCAATTTGGCCTGGGTCTCCGGTAATCATGAACTTGGCGTTCTTACCCATACGGGTTAAGAACATTTTCATTTGTGCATGGGTGGTATTCTGCGCTTCATCTAGAATGACAAAAGCATTGTCTAAGGTTCGACCACGCATAAAGGCCATAGGAGCGATCTGAATAACTCCTTTTTCTATGTAAGAGGCCAATTTTTCCGCTGGGATCATATCGCGAAGCGCATCGTATAAAGGCTGCATATACGGATCGAGCTTTTCTTTAAGATCTCCCGGTAAGAATCCGAGGTTCTCTCCTGCCTCAACTGCCGGACGTGTCAGGATAATTCGACGCACCTCTTTATCTTTCAATGCTTTAACCGCTAAGGCTACTCCCGTATAGGTTTTACCGGTACCGGCAGGACCTATGGCAAATACCATATCGTTCTTGCGCATGGTCTCGACCAGCTTGCGTTGGTTGACCGTTTGCGGTTTGATCAACCTACCGTTTACTCCGTGTACGATAACCTCACCACTGCTTTGATCGGTCTCATAATCGGCACGACTTGCACTGGTCAATACGCGCTCGATGACGTTCTCGTCTAACTTGTTATACTTGCCGAATTGCTCCAGAATCATGTTGAATCTCATGTCAAACTCTTCCAAGAGTTCTTCGTCTCCGTAAACTTTGATTTTACTGCCGCGTGCTACGATCTTTAACTTTGGAAAGTATTTTTTTAGCAGTTCGATATTGGCGTTGTGTTGGCCAAATAATTCCCGAGGATTGATCTCGGTGATTTCAATAATGAGCTCGTTCAAAAGCGAGGTGTTTTTAAGATTGCAATAAACTTAGAAATACTTAGTTTTGTTTGAAACAAAAGTAGGTTATTTTTACCTCAAAGAATTAACAAAATATCAACAATCCAAGGGATGCCAATTATCACCTTAACAACTGATTTTGGAGAGAAAGATCACTTTGCAGGAGCGGTTAAAGGAGGCATCTACAGCGCTTTAGAAGATGTGCGTATTGTCGATATCTCCCACTCCATTTCGCCTTTCCACATCAGCGAAGCAGCCTACATCATTCAGAATGCCTACAAAAGCTTTCCGTTAGGTACTATACATATCATTGGAATAGATTCGGAGCTCAATCCCGAGAACAAGCATATCGCGGTATATTTGGACGGGCATTACTTTGTTTGCGCAGATAACGGTATCATCTCTATGATCACTCAAGAATTCCGTCCTGAGAAGATGGTAGAGATCAATATCCACGACAGACTCAAAAGCAATTTCCCTGTTTTAGATGTTTTTGTAGAAGTGGCTTGTCACATTGCTCGAGGAGGGACTTTAGATGTCATTGGAAAAGACATTCAACAGATCAAACAACTCAAGGGAATAACTCCTGTGATAAACGCAGACGCGAGCCAGATCATCGGTAACGTAATCTATATTGACAATTACGGCAATGTGATCACCAATATAAACAAGACGCTCTTTGAGAATACTCGAAAAGGGCGAGGTTTCAATATTTCGGCACGTACAGTAAGATTCAATAAGGTTTTTGAACGTTATAGCGACGCCATAAACTTTGATGTGCATCCAGACCGCCGCGAAGAGGATGGTAAGAAATTAGCCGTCTGGAACTCTTCTGGCTATCTGGAACTCGCCATTTACAAAAGCAACCCCAGTACCGTAGGTAGTGCGTCGACCCTCTTTGGGTTGGGCTATCGCGATACCGTAACCGTAAAATTCATATAACTTATGATCGCCATTATTAAACGTGAAATCGCATCCTTCTTTTCCTCGGCAGTAGGCTATTTAGTGATCGGTGTTTTTTTAGTGGTCAACGGTTTATTCCTTTGGGTCTTTGACGGCCCATTCAACATACTGTACGCAGGATTTGCAGATCTGGCCAGCTTTTTTCAGCTCGCTCCGTGGATCCTGGTGTTTTTGATCCCAGCCGTGAGCATGCGCAGTTTTAGTGAGGAAAAAAGAAGTGGGACCCTAGAACTTTTACTCACCAAACCCATTAGCACTAGTGGCCTGGTCTTAGCAAAATACCTGGGAATACTTGTGCTGCTTATCATAAGCCTCCTCCCAACACTCTTGTATTTATTGAGTTTAGAGAGCTTAAAGATAGACGCAGACCTGCTGGATTACGGCAGCATCTTTGGCTCGTATTTAGGTCTCTTTCTGCTCATGGCCGCCTTTGCGAGCATAGGAGTACTTGCCAGTAGTTTGACCAGCAACCAGATCGTTGCCTTCCTTTTTGGCGTTATTGGTTGCTTCGGAGCTTATTTTGGCTTGCAAGGTCTCGCTGAGAGTTTAGGATCTGGCTCTGGATTACTCAACGACCTAGGCATGCAATGGCGTTATGAAGATCTGGGCCGCGGCGTGGTAGACTTTAAGCATTTGTTCTATTTCCTCGCCTTTATTCTGCTGATGTTGACGGGCACCGAGATGGCCTTACTTCAAGGCAGAAAGCGGATTCAGCCCAAACAATTTATAAAACCAACGCTGCTGTTTGTCGTTTTGGTGAGTGCCTCATTTGTTTTACCGAGCAAGCGTTTTGACCTCACCGCAGACAAACGCTACAGCCTAAACGAAGCTACAGAGCAGCTACTTGAAAAGGCAGAAGCCCCTTTGAATGTTACCGTCTTTTTGGAGGGGGAATTCCCTGCGGAGTTTCGCAAGCTTCAAGCGGAGACCAAACAATTGTTGCAAGGGTTTAAAAGTGTAAACAGACGGGTAAACTTTGAGTTTGTCAATGTGTTGGAAGACGAAGAGAATCCGGAGCAAGTACAACAGCAAT encodes:
- a CDS encoding S-adenosyl-l-methionine hydroxide adenosyltransferase family protein → MPIITLTTDFGEKDHFAGAVKGGIYSALEDVRIVDISHSISPFHISEAAYIIQNAYKSFPLGTIHIIGIDSELNPENKHIAVYLDGHYFVCADNGIISMITQEFRPEKMVEINIHDRLKSNFPVLDVFVEVACHIARGGTLDVIGKDIQQIKQLKGITPVINADASQIIGNVIYIDNYGNVITNINKTLFENTRKGRGFNISARTVRFNKVFERYSDAINFDVHPDRREEDGKKLAVWNSSGYLELAIYKSNPSTVGSASTLFGLGYRDTVTVKFI
- a CDS encoding PhoH family protein translates to MNELIIEITEINPRELFGQHNANIELLKKYFPKLKIVARGSKIKVYGDEELLEEFDMRFNMILEQFGKYNKLDENVIERVLTSASRADYETDQSSGEVIVHGVNGRLIKPQTVNQRKLVETMRKNDMVFAIGPAGTGKTYTGVALAVKALKDKEVRRIILTRPAVEAGENLGFLPGDLKEKLDPYMQPLYDALRDMIPAEKLASYIEKGVIQIAPMAFMRGRTLDNAFVILDEAQNTTHAQMKMFLTRMGKNAKFMITGDPGQIDLPRRVISGLKEALLVLKDINGVGIVHLDDKDVIRHRLVKKVIAAYNEIENRN